In Helicobacter mastomyrinus, a single genomic region encodes these proteins:
- a CDS encoding DUF362 domain-containing protein, whose product MAVKITDICIACGSCIDECPVSAIVDDDDNPTGESIYYVYADKCVECVGHNEAPACANACPTDGCIVWSDLGNQNRSNIGADMRDGSHPVVA is encoded by the coding sequence ATGGCTGTAAAGATTACAGATATTTGCATTGCTTGTGGTTCGTGCATTGATGAATGCCCTGTAAGTGCGATTGTCGATGATGATGATAATCCCACAGGTGAAAGCATTTATTATGTGTATGCAGACAAGTGTGTGGAGTGTGTAGGACATAATGAAGCACCTGCTTGTGCTAATGCTTGTCCTACTGATGGTTGTATCGTGTGGAGTGATTTAGGCAATCAAAATCGCTCAAATATCGGTGCAGATATGAGAGATGGCTCACACCCTGTTGTAGCCTAG